In bacterium, the following are encoded in one genomic region:
- a CDS encoding AAA family ATPase: MNVAPAEFVPVLSFFQVPSNSAKYLDSLARIHGLILLSIQDRRVAGLEEHLNDDEAFLQAYKALLKTQKSGVPETPFSQMLSDFIQITLGIHSKLTVDSSQHVTLIHPTRVYDLFPFFLVKGTIASWLLCCRSGTFLYADSAGNHISIDSTHNSFLSIIDALMDQGRYEIVLKILADVPESRRKVFENRAYSAHCFLACNHYKAKRYPEAITEFERALKIKSSMPQLYYNLALSHARVKSYSTAIHLLNQFNRIKPDQAKTYELLGDFYYQLGEWDRALSLYERSMEFSDNKIVITNKVKKVEDRLPKSKVAEAKKEEDKEDKFTLQTCLQDLTLDAELGRFPQVIGRDKEILQIEEILACQSKKNVLVIGDPGVGKTALVYELAYRIVSGKVSPRLQNKKIIRLNMGSLLAGAKFRGQFEERLMQLIKEIKRLNCILFVDDIHQIVSGGSGKTSSTEASHFLKPSLTNDEIQIIGATNFEEFRNSVEKDTSFLRCFQTIKLEEPDDDTLMKILRDYRSHLENYHKVLIQEESLDTVLMWVRVLLRDRALPDKALDLLDRSAARISIQEKTAVVTSESVLETISEISNVPLNRMSVSEIAHYRKMEGFLSRRVVGQAEAVRTVSSVLCTSKLHMTLNPSRPKGIFLFVGPTGVGKTELAKAIAEFLFGAEEKIIRIDMSEYMERYSASRLVGTSPGYVGYYDQNQLVDKIRTNPYSLILLDEIEKADSQLLNIFLQVFDAGRLTDGKGKVAYFDNATIVMTSNIGTHLFAQNKLGYGSDAVEAHVTRSDLLKEVKRFFQPEFLNRIDEIVFFSPLNLDHVREIATMKLISIFDQLRRQKKELVIEDHAMLELCKIGYDYEYGARNLERVLRRKLLDKLAQMALREDWSEVKTLLAVWEKDEILVKTPGAPGLQEILNAAVEEQDYLEE, encoded by the coding sequence GAACGTTGCTCCTGCGGAGTTTGTTCCCGTTCTCTCTTTCTTCCAGGTTCCATCAAATTCAGCCAAGTATCTTGATTCGCTTGCGCGAATCCATGGCTTGATCCTCCTGTCAATCCAGGACCGAAGGGTTGCCGGCCTGGAAGAACACCTCAACGATGACGAAGCATTTTTACAAGCGTACAAGGCCCTTTTAAAAACGCAGAAAAGTGGTGTGCCGGAAACGCCCTTTTCGCAAATGCTGTCAGACTTCATCCAGATCACACTCGGGATTCATTCGAAGTTAACCGTCGATTCCTCTCAACATGTAACCCTCATTCATCCGACCAGGGTGTACGATCTCTTTCCTTTTTTCCTCGTAAAAGGAACGATTGCGTCTTGGTTGCTCTGTTGCCGTTCGGGAACGTTCCTGTATGCCGATTCTGCGGGAAATCATATAAGCATCGACTCTACGCATAATTCTTTTCTCTCGATTATCGATGCTCTGATGGATCAGGGTCGTTATGAAATTGTTCTGAAAATCCTTGCAGACGTTCCGGAATCACGCAGAAAAGTATTCGAAAACCGGGCCTACTCTGCGCATTGTTTTCTGGCGTGCAATCATTACAAAGCAAAAAGGTATCCGGAAGCGATTACGGAATTTGAGCGGGCGCTGAAGATCAAGAGCTCCATGCCCCAGCTTTATTACAATCTCGCGCTGAGTCATGCTCGCGTGAAGTCCTATTCCACTGCAATCCACTTGTTGAATCAATTCAACAGGATCAAACCTGATCAGGCAAAAACCTATGAACTCCTGGGCGATTTTTATTATCAACTCGGTGAATGGGACCGCGCTTTAAGTCTCTACGAAAGATCGATGGAGTTTAGCGACAACAAAATTGTCATCACGAATAAGGTCAAGAAGGTAGAAGACCGGCTGCCAAAATCAAAAGTAGCAGAAGCCAAGAAAGAAGAAGATAAAGAGGACAAGTTCACTCTTCAGACCTGCCTCCAGGACTTAACGCTCGATGCGGAGCTTGGCCGCTTTCCGCAGGTAATCGGACGCGATAAAGAGATTCTTCAGATCGAGGAAATACTCGCCTGCCAGAGTAAAAAGAATGTTCTCGTAATCGGAGATCCAGGCGTCGGCAAGACGGCACTCGTTTACGAACTTGCCTACCGGATCGTTTCAGGCAAAGTGAGTCCCCGGTTGCAGAATAAAAAGATTATCCGTCTCAACATGGGATCGCTGCTCGCGGGAGCAAAATTCCGAGGACAGTTTGAAGAAAGATTGATGCAGCTCATTAAAGAAATCAAACGATTGAATTGCATTCTCTTCGTTGATGATATCCATCAGATTGTTTCGGGAGGCAGCGGAAAAACCAGCTCAACCGAAGCGTCTCATTTTCTAAAACCGTCCCTGACCAATGATGAAATTCAAATCATCGGCGCAACCAACTTCGAAGAGTTCAGGAATTCGGTTGAGAAAGATACTTCGTTCCTGCGTTGCTTCCAAACAATCAAGCTGGAGGAACCGGACGACGATACTTTGATGAAAATCCTTCGCGACTACAGATCGCATCTGGAAAACTACCACAAGGTTCTCATCCAGGAAGAATCGCTGGATACGGTGCTGATGTGGGTGCGAGTCCTGCTTCGGGACCGCGCGTTACCGGATAAAGCGCTGGATCTGCTCGACAGGTCTGCTGCCCGCATTTCCATTCAGGAAAAAACTGCGGTTGTGACTTCGGAAAGCGTTCTGGAAACGATCTCGGAAATCAGCAATGTTCCGCTCAACCGGATGAGCGTTTCCGAGATAGCGCATTACAGAAAGATGGAAGGCTTTCTTTCGCGGCGCGTGGTGGGACAGGCCGAGGCGGTCAGAACAGTTTCCAGTGTTCTTTGCACTTCCAAGCTTCACATGACTTTGAACCCGTCGCGCCCCAAAGGCATATTTCTTTTCGTGGGTCCTACCGGCGTCGGAAAAACAGAACTGGCGAAAGCGATTGCAGAGTTCCTTTTCGGAGCCGAAGAAAAAATCATCCGGATCGATATGTCCGAATACATGGAGCGCTACAGCGCCTCACGGCTGGTCGGCACCTCTCCGGGATACGTTGGCTACTACGATCAAAATCAGCTCGTTGATAAGATCAGAACCAACCCGTATAGCTTGATCCTGCTCGATGAAATTGAGAAAGCAGACTCGCAGCTTTTGAATATTTTTCTCCAGGTTTTTGACGCGGGAAGATTAACCGATGGAAAAGGAAAAGTGGCGTACTTTGATAACGCTACCATTGTAATGACAAGCAATATCGGCACACATCTGTTTGCGCAAAATAAGCTGGGGTACGGATCGGACGCTGTGGAAGCACACGTGACCCGTTCCGATCTACTTAAGGAAGTCAAAAGATTTTTTCAACCGGAGTTCCTGAACCGCATCGATGAAATCGTATTTTTCAGCCCACTCAATCTGGATCATGTTCGGGAAATCGCTACAATGAAGCTCATTTCCATCTTTGATCAGCTCAGGCGTCAGAAAAAGGAGTTGGTAATCGAAGATCATGCGATGCTGGAATTGTGCAAAATCGGTTACGATTATGAGTACGGCGCAAGAAACCTTGAGCGCGTCTTGAGAAGGAAACTGCTTGATAAGCTGGCCCAAATGGCTCTACGGGAAGACTGGTCTGAAGTAAAAACACTACTTGCAGTATGGGAAAAAGATGAGATTCTGGTGAAGACGCCTGGAGCGCCGGGTCTTCAAGAAATATTAAATGCGGCAGTTGAAGAACAAGATTATCTGGAAGAATAA